Within Candidatus Neomarinimicrobiota bacterium, the genomic segment GATACATAACGATATGGAAGGAAATCATGGGAAGCTCATTTACCTTTCTTCTCATTTTTAAGTCTTCCACTGAATAAAGCAACCCGTTTTCGTGCAGCGCCTCCATAAACTTGCCAAAATTTAAATAGTCGCCTCTCACCCTCAAATCTACAGGAAGTTTCACCAAGCCCGATACCGATTCGCGCCTGTATAGGGATACGTCATCGAATGAATTGAGTGAAAGTTTCGGCGCGAGCGTCTGAAGTTGCAGATCGTATATCTCGGCTGTCAAACGTATCTCCCCTAAAATAGAATCGAGCTCGCTTAGTGCTCCCATTTTCTCCTTAAGCAGCATTACCGAATCTCTTGCATCTTCAACATTATCTATCAGCTTGCTGATTCCCACACCCATCTCCTCAACCTTCTTCATCTGGCTCCGAATAAATTCGATCCTTGCTTCAACGGGATTCAGTTCACTCGCGATCGGGAAATAAATGAAGAAATACCATCCGGCAATCATCATCAAAAATATGACTGTTAACGCGATTATATTTCTTTTCAGCTCGTTCATTTAATCAATTGGCACTCATAGGAAACAATTTATTACGAAAAACATCGCCCTTGCGCCGCCTGTTCCGACGAAGTTGGATTCAGTAATCTCAACGTTTGAATATAATTTCGTGTTTAAAAGAGCATCCTGATAATCTTTTATTATTTGTCTCGAAAAGAAATCATCCGCGAATATCGCTCCCGTCAACTGAACGAACGATACTCCCTTATCCTGGTCTATCTGAGTTACGCTTGTTCTTATGTCAACGTGAGACAACATCATTTCCGGCGGAGATAATGTGCTCAAAAGTTTAAGTTGAGAACGAAGCCATATCCCCTTCTTCTCCTCCGAATCCATAATTGACATCAGATCGAGCAACGACACAATCTCTTTATTCGAAGAGAGGTATTGTTGTTGAATAGGTGAGAGGGATGCGAGATGAGATTCAGCCTCCGAAGCTATAGCTTTTTTTTGGTCAATGTCTATCTTTACCGAGTACGTGACGGAAGAGAGTATCACCAGCAGAAACAGAGTCGCTATTGAAAATAATTTCTTCACTACGCCGAACGAGATTCCGTTCTTAGCGTCTTCGGGCGCTATATTGGGTCCATCAAAAAAATTGCGCGCGAGCCCGGCGGCAACGGTTAAAGTCGAGGCGACTTTGGTAAACGCCGATGGCGTAACTATATTTTCATCAACTGCGATTCCAAGAAGCGGATTGATGCGCTCGATACGTTTATTGGTTGTCCTTCGGAAAAGCAATCCCATATTATATAGATCAGCCCCCTGCCCCGAGATATATAGAGTATCAGCTTCTTCAA encodes:
- the pilO gene encoding type 4a pilus biogenesis protein PilO, whose translation is MNELKRNIIALTVIFLMMIAGWYFFIYFPIASELNPVEARIEFIRSQMKKVEEMGVGISKLIDNVEDARDSVMLLKEKMGALSELDSILGEIRLTAEIYDLQLQTLAPKLSLNSFDDVSLYRRESVSGLVKLPVDLRVRGDYLNFGKFMEALHENGLLYSVEDLKMRRKVNELPMISFHIVMYLFLLDDAIGAIDT